The region CGGCGATGCGAGACCAGACGCCGCGTGTGGGGCAGCCAGTTGACCTGTCACAAACTGAGGGATCGTCAACACACTCAACGAGACAGAGACTGCCCTCAAGAGCTGTGATTATCTCGTCGGTCCGGATCTCATCTGCCGGTCTTGCCAAGACGTATCCTCCACCCTGCCCCTTGACGCTTCGCAATAGGTTGGCCTCTCTCAGCCGCATCAAAATCCTGTCCAGATATTTTTTTGAGACGTTCTCGTTCTCGGCGATCACCTCGCTCGAGAGCACTTGTGTCCCATTACGGGCGATGAAAATCATTGCTCTTAGCCCATATCTTGAGCGTGTTGATAGTTTCACATTTCACCTCTGCGTATAATATACCATATCAGTAGATTAAATGTCAACAACAAACAACCCGATAATCACATTGAGGGACTGCCGGGCTCGACGAGGGTCCCTCTGGCGTGCGTACGGCTTGGCTCTCCTGCCCGCATAGGAACGCGTCCACAGACAGCCGTCGGCCAAAGCCTATGGCGTCGGACGATTACGCAGATTTCACAGATTAAAATAGTGCATCCTCCATCCGAACAGGCTGGCCACGAAAAACACGAAGGGACACCAAGTCTCTACCACAGGTTCGTTGTCGCGGGCGCGTGAGAGTATTTTTGATAGTCGGTGCGCGACGGGGTAGATTAGGTGTGTATTCAGAGCAACCGAAAGCAGAAGTTAAGAGGAGGAAGATGGTATGCGAAGCGGCGCTGGTGTTTTCTTGGCTTGTGTTTTGACGATGTGCCTAGCTGTCGGAGCGCCGGCGGTGCGCGGGGCGGCCGTTGCGCCGGGAGCCGGCACGGCTGTCGGGCAAGTGGCGCTTTCGGGCCTCGAGGTTAAACTCCCCGCCCCTAAGGTTAAAGGGTCTGTCAGCGTTGAAGATGCGATCAAAGGAAGAAGGACGGTGCGGAGCTTCTCGAGTGCGCCGATGACGCTTGATGCGCTGTCGCAGATTCTCTGGTCCGCACAGGGAATCAC is a window of bacterium DNA encoding:
- a CDS encoding Rrf2 family transcriptional regulator, whose amino-acid sequence is MKLSTRSRYGLRAMIFIARNGTQVLSSEVIAENENVSKKYLDRILMRLREANLLRSVKGQGGGYVLARPADEIRTDEIITALEGSLCLVECVDDPSVCDRSTGCPTRGVWSRIAAAVNASLRDISLEDLSRGEDV